One part of the Solanum dulcamara chromosome 3, daSolDulc1.2, whole genome shotgun sequence genome encodes these proteins:
- the LOC129883243 gene encoding protein SULFUR DEFICIENCY-INDUCED 2 has product MMNNSKNNNGCTKKEQLECNYHVIYKLPPGDSPYVRAKYAQLVKKDAEAAIVLFWKAINAGDRVDSALKDMAVVMKQQDRSEEAIEAIKSFRDRCSKQAQESLDNVLIDLYKKCGKLEEQIELLKQKLRMIYQGEAFNGKPTKTARSHGRKFQVTIKQETSRILGNLGWAYMQQSNYAAAEIVYRKAQQIDPDVNKACNLCTCLQKQARYSEARLVLEDVLLGKISGSDDPKSKSRAEELLKELEPFGSFGYTSPSPQLNLEDAFLDGLDQLINQYAPFRSRRLPIFEEISPCRDQLAC; this is encoded by the exons atGATGAACAACAGCAAGAACAATAATGGATGCACAAAGAAGGAGCAATTAGAGTGTAATTATCATGTTATTTATAAGCTTCCTCCTGGTGATAGTCCCTATGTTAGAGCTAAATATGCACAG CTAGTAAAGAAAGATGCAGAGGCAGCTATAGTTCTGTTTTGGAAGGCGATTAACGCAGGAGATAGAGTGGATAGCGCGTTGAAAGACATGGCAGTTGTTATGAAACAACAAGATCGCTCTGAAGAGGCTATTGAAGCTATTAAGTCCTTCAGAGATCGATGCTCCAAACAAGCGCAAGAATCATTAGACAATGTCCTCATCGATTTATATAAG AAATGCGGAAAATTAGAGGAGCAGATTGAACTGCTGAAGCAGAAGTTACGAATGATTTACCAAGGAGAAGCGTTTAATGGTAAACCTACAAAGACGGCTCGTTCCCATGGAAGGAAGTTCCAAGTTACCATCAAGCAAGAGACCTCCAGAATACTG GGTAATTTGGGTTGGGCATACATGCAACAATCCAATTATGCAGCTGCTGAAATTGTGTATCGTAAAGCTCAACAAATCGATCCTGATGTCAATAAGGCGTGCAATCTATGCACGTGTCTACAAAAACAAGCGCGATATAGTGAAGCAAGATTGGTCCTTGAAGACGTATTACTAGGTAAAATCTCTGGCTCGGATGATCCTAAATCAAAGAGTCGCGCAGAGGAACTGTTGAAAGAATTGGAGCCATTTGGTTCATTTGGATACACTTCCCCTTCTCCCCAATTGAACTTAGAAGATGCATTTCTTGATGGTCTTGATCAGTTGATAAACCAGTATGCCCCATTTCGATCGAGGCGACTTCccatttttgaagaaatttcacCTTGTAGAGATCAATTGGCTTGTTGA
- the LOC129881897 gene encoding putative vesicle-associated membrane protein 726, producing MGQQTLIYSFVARGTVILAEYTEFTGNFNSIASQCLQKLPASNNRFTYNCDGHTFNFLAENGFTYCVVATESAGRQLPIAFLERIKDDFSKRYGGGKATTATPKSLSKEFGPKLKEHMKYCVDNPEEINKLAKVKAQVSEVKGVMMQNIEKVLDRGEKIELLVDKTENLRSQAQDFRQQGTKIRRKLWYENMKIKLIVLGIIIALILIVVLSVCPGFKCLE from the exons ATGGGGCAACAAACGTTGATCTACAGTTTCGTTGCCCGGGGAACAGTGATTTTGGCTGAATACACCGAGTTCACGGGTAATTTCAATAGCATTGCATCGCAATGCCTCCAGAAATTACCCGCATCCAACAATAGGTTCACTTACAATTGTGATGGCCACACTTTCAATTTCCTTGCGGAGAATGGTTTTA CCTACTGTGTGGTTGCTACTGAATCAGCAGGCAGGCAACTTCCCATTGCCTTTTTGGAACGTATAAAGGATGATTTTAGCAAGAGATATGGTGGAGGAAAAGCTACTACTGCTACTCCTAAAAGTCTAAGCAAGGAATTTGG GCCAAAATTAAAAGAGCACATGAAGTATTGTGTTGATAATCCTGAAGAAATTAACAAGCTTGCTAAGGTGAAAGCTCAAGTTTCAGAAGTTAAGGGAGTGATGATGCAAAACATTGAAAag GTTCTTGATCGTGGTGAAAAGATTGAACTTCTAGTTGATAAAACAGAGAATCTTCGATCACAG GCTCAAGATTTTAGGCAACAGGGAACCAAGATAAGGAGGAAGTTGTGGTATGAAAATATGAAGATTAAACTGATTGTGTTAGGGATTATCATAGCTTTGATACTCATTGTCGTTTTGTCAGTTTGCCCTGGCTTCAAATGTcttgaataa